The following coding sequences are from one Cercospora beticola chromosome 4, complete sequence window:
- a CDS encoding uncharacterized protein (BUSCO:EOG09261DW8): MSSMITSTAWVPRGHAAAFPTKYNMDDEEYARIAKLAKLELDDAKDDLEKARESLNKVNMGEVTEEEAKKEIEKDDSESDDDDDIAKDDDLAEYDMEHYDDEPDLPDAEEEEEGNNGIFSNIKALAYHADGEKDPYLTLPEGEASDDEEREELQILPTDNMVLAARIEDEVAHLEVYVYEDEADNLYVHHDVMLPAVPLCVEWIGMKVGQPDAGEGGNFAAVGTMDPDIELWDLDIVDCMYPNAVLGQGSQSQEEAPKKKKKKSKKANENYHVDAVLSLAANRNHRNLLASASADKTVKLWDLNTCTAAHSYEHHTDKVCALAWHPTQSAILLSGSYDRTIVAADMRVKDGKVPRWGVESDVEQIKWDPHNENNFYVSTESGVLHCFDARQQPSTPEKSKPLWRLQAHESELSTFSLNPAVPGFIATGSTDKTVKLWNITEESGPSMVTSRDLEVGKVFSANFAPDKEIAFRLAVAGSKGAVQIWDTSTNKAVREAFATRVKMPEGDVKERLVGIERDDEVEEEEAEAEENGGEGGWESMDED; encoded by the coding sequence ATGTCTTCCATGATCACATCCACAGCATGGGTGCCTCGCGGCCACGCGGCGGCTTTCCCAACAAAGTACAACATGGACGACGAAGAGTACGCGCGAATCGCGAAGCTGGCGAAGCTCGAATTGGACGATGCGAAGGACGAtttggagaaggcgagagAGTCGCTCAATAAAGTCAACATGGGCGAGGTCACAGAAGAGGAGGCGAAGAAAGAGATTGAGAAGGACGACAGcgaaagcgacgacgatgatgatatcGCCAAAGACGACGACCTGGCCGAGTACGACATGGAGCACTATGATGACGAACCAGATTTGCCagatgcagaggaggaggaagaggggaACAACGGCATTTTCAGCAACATCAAGGCGCTGGCATATCATGCAGATGGGGAGAAAGATCCATATTTGACACTACCGGAAGGTGAAGCctcggacgatgaagagaggGAAGAGCTGCAGATTCTGCCCACAGACAATATGGTTTTGGCAGCGAGGATAGAAGACGAGGTTGCGCATTTGGAGGTGTACGTGTACGAGGACGAAGCAGACAACCTCTATGTTCACCACGATGTCATGCTTCCTGCTGTGCCGCTGTGCGTTGAATGGATTGGGATGAAAGTCGGACAACCAGATGCTGGAGAGGGCGGCAACTTCGCGGCTGTTGGCACGATGGATCCGGACATCGAGCTTTGGGACTTGGACATCGTGGATTGCATGTATCCGAATGCTGTGCTGGGCCAAGGTTCGCAGTCACAAGAGGAGGCcccgaagaagaaaaagaagaagagcaagaaggcgaaCGAGAACTACCACGTTGATGCTGTGCTGTCACTGGCGGCGAACAGGAATCACAGGAACCTGCTTGCAAGTGCTTCGGCGGATAAGACGGTCAAGCTGTGGGATCTGAACACTTGCACAGCGGCACACTCGTACGAGCATCACACAGACAAAGTATGCGCGCTCGCATGGCATCCAACACAATCGGCGATCCTCCTGTCTGGGTCATACGATCGAACGATCGTAGCAGCAGACATGCGAGTCAAAGACGGCAAAGTTCCCCGCTGGGGTGTTGAAAGCGACGTCGAGCAGATCAAGTGGGATCCTCACAACGAGAACAACTTCTACGTCAGCACAGAATCCGGTGTCCTACATTGCTTCGACGCTCGACAACAACCCTCCACACCCGAAAAGAGCAAACCGCTCTGGCGTCTTCAAGCTCACGAGAGCGAGCTCTCAACTTTCTCTCTCAACCCCGCCGTCCCAGGCTTCATCGCCACGGGATCAACAGACAAGACAGTCAAGTTGTGGAACATCACAGAAGAATCAGGACCAAGCATGGTCACCTCTCGAGACCTCGAAGTTGGCAAAGTCTTCTCTGCGAACTTTGCTCCGGACAAGGAGATCGCATTCAGATTGGCTGTGGCGGGAAGCAAAGGCGCTGTACAGATCTGGGACACGAGTACGAACAAGGCCGTCCGAGAAGCTTTTGCTACGAGGGTCAAGATGCCCGAGGGAGATGTCAAGGAGAGACTTGTAGGGATTGAGCGcgatgatgaggtcgaggaagaagaggcggaggcggaggaaaaTGGAGGTGAGGGTGGTTGGGAGTCGATGGATGAAGATTAG
- the CLAH7_1 gene encoding Minor allergen Cla h 7 (CAZy:AA6) — protein MAPKIAILFYSMYGHVTKLAEAEAEGIKAAGGQVDIYQVEETLSEEVLSKMHAPAKASYPTLTDPKQLEQYDAFLFGIPTRYGNFPAQWKAFWDRTGGQWQTGAFWGKYAGLFISTGTLGGGQESTAIAAMSTLAHHGFIYVPLGYKTTFALLADLSEVRGGSAWGAGTFSGADGSRQPSAKEIELAQAHGKQFYEAVARVNFA, from the exons ATGGCTCCAAAGATCGCCATTCTCTTC TACTCCATGTACGGCCATGTCACTAAGctggctgaggctgaggccgAGGGCATCAAGGCTGCTGGCGGCCAGGTCGACATTTACCAAGTCGAGGAGACTCTCTCCGAGGAGGTCCTGAGCAAGATGCACGCACCTGCAAAGGCCAGCTACCCAACCCTCACCGACCCAAAGCAGCTCGAGCAATACGACGCTTTCCTCTTCGGTATCCCAACCCGATACGGTAACTTCCCAGCACAATGGAAGGCTTTCTGGGACCGCACTGGAGGCCAATGGCAGACTGGTGCTTTCTGGGGCAAG TACGCCGGTCTCTTCATCTCCACTGGCACTCTCGGCGGAGGTCAAGAATCCAccgccatcgccgccatgAGCACCCTCGCCCACCACGGCTTCATCTACGTTCCACTGGGCTACAAGACCACCTTCGCCCTCCTCGCCGACCTTTCCGAAGTCCGCGGTGGCTCCGCCTGGGGTGCCGGAACCTTCTCTGGCGCTGACGGCTCTCGCCAGCCTTCAGCCAAGGAGATCGAGCTCGCTCAAGCTCACGGAAAGCAATTCTACGAGGCCGTGGCTCGCGTCAACTTCGCGTGA